Proteins from a genomic interval of Musa acuminata AAA Group cultivar baxijiao chromosome BXJ1-9, Cavendish_Baxijiao_AAA, whole genome shotgun sequence:
- the LOC135594315 gene encoding phosphatidylinositol/phosphatidylcholine transfer protein SFH11-like, translated as MSFISRLDNLSHIIRKTTSRYKILQLPKKRKAFEENLQVLGQMKLWKKNGPQMVATSDDSADSKRKDSKPNAGQQQRKTIGIRSSPLEAHWHFLELQKKKKKPTLASKMSFRSLQKSLTKITKSGTFRTIFQGVRDPEELKQVQSLRDLLASTGQLPEKHDDYHTLLRFLRMRNFDLAQTRIMFVNMLKWREDNRVDVIAREFEFEEYDAVQQCYPRGYHGVDNVGRPLCIERIGSIDFNTLLNVTTVDRFVKHHIVEQEKTLNLRFPACSLAAKRHIASITAILDVEGLGIKNFSKPAREIFTEIQKIDSNYYPETLNQLYIINAGPGFKALWNILRAFLEPRTLSKVQVLGTSFISKLSEAVDLSNIPEFFGGKCKCVEHGGCLRKDKGPWTDPEIKSKLMEVFYKAQKLEDEPTDENIFKELSKSQVTSDGRLGSNSIATTPKTENYIGIDSLEQYMGTASASKHLAQKFSELEEWLVETNEILQTLFAKQQKLADNIEELKNLTEQQLRVSDA; from the exons ATGTCATTTATATCACGGCTTGATAACCTTAGCCATATAATTCGGAAAACGACCTCCAG GTACAAAATTCTGCAACTGCCAAAAAAGCGAAAGGCATTTGAAGAGAATCTCCAAGTGTTGGGACAAATGAAATTATGGAAGAAGAATGGTCCTCAAATGGTAGCCACATCCGATGACAGTGCTGATTCCAAGAGAAAGGATTCGAAACCTAATGCGGGTCAGCAGCAGCGGAAGACGATCGGTATACGCAGCTCGCCACTTGAAGCTCATTGGCATTTCCTAGaattacagaagaagaagaagaagccgacgTTAGCATCAAAAATGAGCTTTAGGTCCTTGCAGAAGTCGCTCACGAAGATCACTAAAAGCGGCACGTTTCGCACTATTTTTCAAGGTGTCCGTGATCCCGAGGAACTGAAACAGGTGCAGTCTCTGAGGGACTTGCTCGCGTCAACTGGCCAACTTCCagagaaacatgatgattaccatACACTTCTCCG TTTTTTGCGAATGAGGAACTTCGACCTAGCACAGACCAGAATCATGTTTGTTAATATGCTCAAGTGGCGTGAAGACAATAGGGTCGATGTGATCGCAAGG GAATTTGAGTTTGAGGAGTATGACGCTGTGCAACAATGTTATCCACGTGGATATCATGGAGTTGATAATGTGGGAAGGCCATTGTGCATAGAAAGGATTGGTTCCATAGATTTCAACACCCTACTGAATGTGACAACAGTCGACCGCTTCGTCAAGCATCATATTGTAGAACAAGAGAAAACATTAAATCTCAGATTCCCTGCATGCTCACTTGCTGCTAAGAGGCACATAGCATCCATAACAGCTATTCTAGATGTGGAAGGACTA GGTATCAAAAATTTTTCAAAGCCAGCCAGAGAGATTTTCACAGAAATTCAAAAGATCGACAGCAACTACTACCCCGAG ACTCTCAATCAGCTATACATTATTAATGCTGGACCAGGGTTTAAGGCCCTGTGGAATATTCTACGTGCTTTTTTGGAGCCTCGAACATTATCGAAAGTACAG GTTTTGGGGACTAGTTTCATCAGTAAGCTCTCTGAAGCTGTGGATTTAAG TAATATACCAGAGTTCTTTGGTGGCAAGTGCAAGTGTGTTGAGCATGGAGGCTGCTTACGGAAAGACAAAGGACCATGGACTGACCCAGAAATCAAATCCAAGTTAATG GAAGTGTTCTACAAAGCACAAAAACTTGAGGATGAACCAACTGACGAAAACATTttcaaagagctcagcaagtcccAA GTAACCTCTGATGGACGACTTGGGTCAAATTCTATTGCAACCACTCCCAAGACTGAAAATTATATT GGAATTGATAGTTTGGAGCAATACATGGGAACAGCTTCTGCATCTAAGCATCTGGCACAGAAATTCTCAGAGCTAGAAGAATGGCTTGTGGAAACCAACGAG ATCTTGCAAACACTTTTCGCCAAGCAGCAAAAGCTTGCAGATAATATAGAAGAGCTAAAGAATCTGACTGAG CAGCAGTTGCGTGTTTCTGATGCATGA